TTTATAGCGTTTTTTGCTGTTTTAAATTTAACATACTTTATATTTTTAAATTTAATCGCTTTTTAAAATGCAATTTTATGGTACAATTGCTATTATTTCAAGTTTAGGAGGCGGTAAAATGATTAATGTTAATGAATTTCGACCTGGAATCACCTTTGAATTTGAAGGTGAAATTTTTGTCGTAATTTCAGCTCAACATTCAAAACAAGGTCGCGGACAAGCAAACGTAAAAGCAAAAGTTAAAAATCTTCGCTCAGGATCTACCACTATCAAAACATTTTCAGGTGGTGAAAGAGTTCAAAAAGCTCGTATTGACAAAATTACAATGGTTTTTCTATATAACGAAGGTCAAAATAGTGTTCTGATGGATGATTCAACTTATGAGCAAATTAGTATTGATAATGAAAAAATAGCCTGAGAACTCAATTTTTTATTTGAAGGTGTTAAGGTAAAATTGCGTAAATTTAATGATGAAATTTTAGATATTGAACTTCCACCAAAAATTGAATTAAAAGTTGCCTCAACATTTGATGCCGTAAAAGGTAACACAACAACAAATCCAACAAAAAGAGCAACATTAGAAACTGGTTTTGAAATTGATGTTCCTTTATTTATTAAAGAAGACGAAATTATAGTTGTCTCAACTGAAGAAGGAAAATATGTTTCAAGAGGAGGACAATAAAATGATTAAAGACACTAAAATAACTAACGCAGCAGAATTGGAAACAAAAGAAAAAGTTAAGAAATTCAACAAAAAGTTTAAACATCTTGAAGAATTAAGTGTAAATTCTTTAAGAATTCACAGTAACGAAGCAATAAATAAGGCAAATTCTGGTCACCCTGGTGTTGCAATTAGTGCTTCAAAAATGGTTTATGCACTTTTTCGTGATCATATAAATTTTGACATTAATGATCCAAACTGAATTAATCGCGACCGTTTTGTTTTGTCGGCAGGTCATGCATCTTCGCTTTATTATTCACTTTTATATAGTTTAGGCTTACTAAAAAAAGAAGATCTTGAGAATTTTCGGCAAAAAAATTCAAAAACACCTGGGCATCCAGAATACGGTCACACTGTTGGAATTGAGGCAACAACCGGTCCGCTTGGTCAAGGAATTGCAATGGCCGTTGGAATTGCCCTTGCTCAGTCACATTTAAATGCAAAATTCAAAGAAATTAACCACTACACATATGTAATTTGCGGGGACGGCGACCTTCAGGAGGGAATTTCCTACGAGTCACTTTCACTAGCGGGACATTTAAAACTTAAAAATTTCATTGTTTTGTATGACTCAAATGATATTCAACTTGACTCACCAGTAAGCGTTGTTTTTAGCGAAAATATGAAACAACGAATTGAATCTCAAGGTTTATTTTACCAATTGGTTCCAAAAGATGATGTAAAATTGATCTCCAAAGCAATTTCTAAGGCAAAAGCTTCCCGAAGACCAAGTTTTATTGAAATCAAAACTGTTATTGGTCAAGGTTCAACTAAACAAAACACTACCGAAGTTCACGGTGCTCCGCTAGGAAATGACATTGTTAATTTAAAGAAAAATCTTAAATGAAAATACAAAGAAGATTTTTATCTTGACCCAGAAATTAGCAGTCATTGGCAAAAAACACTTGTAAAAAGAACTCAGGCTAAAAAAGAAGCCTTTAAAATTTCGCCAGAACTTGAAGAATTTTTACAAAAAGGTCAAAATATTAATTTGGAAATTGATTTAGAGCTTCCTAAAAACCAGGCAACCCGTGCAACATCAGCATTAGTTCTTGATTATATTTCCAAAAATGTTCCTTATTGAATCGGTGGATCAGCTGATTTATCAGTTTCAACAAAAGCAAAAGGTTCAGATGGTTATTTTAGTGACCAAAATTATCAAGGTCGAAACTTAATGTTTGGTGTTCGTGAATTTGCAATGAGTGCAATTGCAAACGGAATTGCCCTTCACTCAGTTTTACGTCCTTTTGTTTCAACATTTTTTGTCTTTGCTGACTATTTAAAGCCTGCTTTAAGACTCTCATCATTAATGAAATTGCCAGTAACTTATATTTTTACTCACGACTCCTTGATGGTTGGCGAAGATGGACCAACTCACCAGCCAATTGAACAACTTGCTATGCTTAGATCAGTTCCTAATTTTGCTGTCTATCGTCCTGGTGATGAAAATGAACTAAAAGGAGCTTACGAGCTTGCTCTTGAAAGCAAAGATAAACCTTGTGCAATAATTTTAACTCGCCAAAATATCAAATCATTTGCCGAATCAAAAGATAATTTCAAATTTGGAGCCTACTTAGCACAAAAAAGCAAATCCAAATGAGCAATTATTGCCACCGGTAGTGAGTTAGGACTGGCAAAAGAAGTCACTCAAGAGTTAGACCTAAATTTAATATCCTTATCAAATTGACAAAACACACCAATTTGAGATCCAAATTTTGCAATTTCGCTTGAATTAGCTTCTACTTTTGGTTGAAAAGCACATGCAAAATACAATTTTGGTCATGATACCTTTGGAATGTCAGCCCCAGCAGAAGACATTCTTGATGAAATTGGCTTTCGAAGCAAAGATCTTGTTGAAAAAATTAAAAAAATTATTGCCTAATTTTTTTAATTAGCATATTAATTTACCAGCAATCTTGTTTTCTTTGAATTTTTAAAAAAATTCTAATAAAAAATAGAAAACTAGTTTTTTAGACTTAAAAAACAATCTTAACTAACAATTTAATAAGAAAAACAAACCTGATGGTAAAAAAATTGCATTATCTGCAATAGATTTTTACAAATAGTTATCTCTTTAGGTTAATTAATAAAATGAACTTTTGGTCAAGAGCTGAAAAATTTCTAAATCTTAAAATACCAAAAAAATTTTCAATGATCCCGATTTTATCTAATCTTGTGTATTTTTGACTTTTTTATTATTTAGTTTTTCGGTTGAACCCCAACAAGCAGAAAAGACATTATTTTTTTCTTGTTTTACTTTACTTAATAAGCTACCCGTTTCCTTTTTTTGTGCTTGTTTTAGCACTAAGTTTAACTGATAATGGTTATTTCTTAAGATCTTTTTATTTGAAAATTTTCAACAAGTATTTTTTAGCGCATTTGTTTGAAATAATTACTTACTTAATTTTTTATTTTCCATATTCATATGTTTGTAGTTTTTTGCAAAAAATATTCCATTTTTATTTAACAAAAAAAGTCAAACAAAAATTAGGTCAACTGAATCCAGAAAATAAATTCGATTTTTTAACTAACTTTGATTATGATAAATATTATAAATTTGCATGTAAAAGAGAGCTTTATGATCGCTATTTTGAACATCAAAATTGATATAAACCTGATCAAAATGTTGAAAATATTATTAAGTCAATAAAGAATTATAGCTGATGAAGCCAAGGCTATGTAGCTAGATATTATTGTCATATAATCTTGCAAATTTTTTTGTTTAATTCCGAAAGTTCAGAATTAAAAATCAATCAAAAAAACTGAAAATATTTTTTAATAATCTATTTTATTTTTACAACACTACATTTCATATTTTCATGAGCCTCTATATGAATGTTTTTTGGATATACTCTTTGAAGCAAGTCAAATACTGAGGATCTTTATAAAGGACTTTTTGAAAGTGATGTTGTTTTTGTTATAGCATTAGCGTTTCCTGCGATAGGTTATAGTCTTATTCCTAGACTTTTTTATTATCCAAAGACGTGAGTAACATATTGACTATTTGAAAGTTAAAAATTACTTTAATTGAATTTTAAGCTACTTAAAAAAGGCAAATTATAAGTAAAACAATATAGTTTTTAGACTTTTTATATAAATTAGTGCTACATTATTTAAGGAAATTTAAAATGAACTTTTGGTTAAGAGCTGAAAAATTTCTAAATCTTAAAATACCAAAAAAATTTTCAATAATCCCGATTTTATCTAATCTTGTGTATTTTTGACTTTTTTATTATTTAGTCTTTCGGATGAACCCTAACAAGAAAAGAAGACATTATTTTTTTCTTGTTTTACTTTACTTAATAAGCTACCCGTTTCCTTTTTTTGTAATTGTTTCATTACTGAGTTTGAGTCATAATGGTGATTTTTTAAGATTTTTTTATTTGAAAATTTTTAATAAGTATTTTTTAATGCATTTGTTTGAAATAGTTACTTACTTAATTTTCTATTTCCCTTATTCATATGTTTGTAGTTTTTTACAAAAATATTCAGTTTTTATTTAACAAAAAAAGTAAAACAAAAATTAGGTGGGCTAAATCTAAAAAATAAATTCGATTTTTTAACTAACTTTGATTATGATAAATATTATAAATTTGCGTGTCAAAGAAAACTTTATAATCATTATGTTGAACGGCAAAATTGATATAATCCTGATCAAAATGTTGAAAATATTATTAAGTCAATACACTTATCACTGACAACATGGCTATGTAGCGAGATATTATTCTCATATAATCTTGCAAATTTTTTTGTTTAATTCCGAAAGTTCAGAATTAAAAATCAATCAAAAAAACTGAAAATATTTTTTAATAATCTATTTTATTTTTACAACACTACATTTCATATTTTCATGATACTCTATATGACTATTTTG
Above is a window of Mesomycoplasma ovipneumoniae DNA encoding:
- the efp gene encoding elongation factor P, translating into MINVNEFRPGITFEFEGEIFVVISAQHSKQGRGQANVKAKVKNLRSGSTTIKTFSGGERVQKARIDKITMVFLYNEGQNSVLMDDSTYEQISIDNEKIAWELNFLFEGVKVKLRKFNDEILDIELPPKIELKVASTFDAVKGNTTTNPTKRATLETGFEIDVPLFIKEDEIIVVSTEEGKYVSRGGQ
- a CDS encoding transketolase; translation: MIKDTKITNAAELETKEKVKKFNKKFKHLEELSVNSLRIHSNEAINKANSGHPGVAISASKMVYALFRDHINFDINDPNWINRDRFVLSAGHASSLYYSLLYSLGLLKKEDLENFRQKNSKTPGHPEYGHTVGIEATTGPLGQGIAMAVGIALAQSHLNAKFKEINHYTYVICGDGDLQEGISYESLSLAGHLKLKNFIVLYDSNDIQLDSPVSVVFSENMKQRIESQGLFYQLVPKDDVKLISKAISKAKASRRPSFIEIKTVIGQGSTKQNTTEVHGAPLGNDIVNLKKNLKWKYKEDFYLDPEISSHWQKTLVKRTQAKKEAFKISPELEEFLQKGQNINLEIDLELPKNQATRATSALVLDYISKNVPYWIGGSADLSVSTKAKGSDGYFSDQNYQGRNLMFGVREFAMSAIANGIALHSVLRPFVSTFFVFADYLKPALRLSSLMKLPVTYIFTHDSLMVGEDGPTHQPIEQLAMLRSVPNFAVYRPGDENELKGAYELALESKDKPCAIILTRQNIKSFAESKDNFKFGAYLAQKSKSKWAIIATGSELGLAKEVTQELDLNLISLSNWQNTPIWDPNFAISLELASTFGWKAHAKYNFGHDTFGMSAPAEDILDEIGFRSKDLVEKIKKIIA